gggcactttcgaaTGTGGTGCCTTGTTATGATGTGCTTTAACAACGTCAGATGCAAATCTATAATGTATGTCTAGTTTGTCAGCGTGGAAGTGAGACTATAATGCATAGTTTGATTCAATATTCTTTTGCTCGAGAAGTTTGGATGCAAATTGATATCCAGGTGTTAATTTATTGATGGATTGGTTCTTAGCTATATTTGCTCCAGCCTCTATTGATAAATGCAAATTAATACTCATGGTTTGTTGGGCATTATGGACTAATAGGAACTCTATTGTGTGGGAAGATAAAGGACAGTCTCCCTCTCAAGTTTCCCATATGGCCTCACGGTTCCTACAAAATTGGACTATTGCTGCTGCTTCTTCCTTAGCTACTGCTGCTGCACCAAGTTCAAACCACCTGCGTTCATGGCAACGGCCACCGGAAGGATGGATGAAGGTCAATGTGGATGCATCTACCGGTCCGAATTTGGATTTTGTGGGTTTAGGTGCTATTGTACGTTACTCATATGGGGAGTTTGTGGTGGCTAAAACCTGACGTTATTCGGATTTCTTCTCAGCAAAAAACGCTGAAGCTATAGgcattgttaaaattttaagttggaGGTGAAGGTTGACAACGGGTTCTGATTAAATCAGATGCCCTTTCAGTTGTTCAAGCAATTAATTCATGCGGGTTCTGATTAAATCAGATGCCCTTTCAGTTGTTCAAACAATTAATTCATCATATTTTATCGTTAGATCATCTTTTGGTCTGATTGTTAATGATTGTAAATCTCTTTTAAGTGAGATCATTGATGATAAATATTGGTTTAGCTATAGGTCTGCAAATGTTGTTGCCCATTTGTTAGCAACGGGTGCCTATTCCGAATCAGGTCTGAGAGTTTGGTATGTTAATCCACATTCTTTTATTGTGATTTCTTTAATACAATAATAAAACCATAAatgttttttcttaaaaaaaaaaactataattttatttcaagtttaataaacaaaatttaaataattgtaCAATTTTATATTCAATGAAATATACcattcaattttgaattttagtgataaatttcatgtttttgaattatttgatataagaataataaaatgataGATAAAGTGGAAGAAAATACTTCTTCTGTggcatttttaaaaatataattaataaaattcttgaattttaaatataagaaatgttcttaaaaataaatttataaattattgttttaaaaataattattttaatatgcagtgatattatttcttaaaaaatatagatatatttaaatttataataaaaaatctatcACATTGTTATATAATTAAGTATGcaactttaaattattatcttgtcaattttaattgtaattatatattaataatatcgaTTTATCTTATCTACTTTAAttgtaaatataaattaataataacagTTTGTAAATTGTTATATATGTTTCTATGATTAAATatcagtttaattatttttcacaataaataaaaaatacgattaaaattataattattaaagtttcaatttattaataaattaagttttttattaaaatataattaatttaattcttttaattttattttttcaaccgtttaattttttaattttaataatttataataataatttttattattttaatatttataatattttattctcttcaatttgaattgaattttttaactaACAGTTAATTGGtaatttcatttcaaaaaaaagaaaaacagttAATtggtaataaatttaataaaaatttattttattaataaaataaatgttcagaaattaaattatttattataaaaaatagagactaaattatagattctattgaattttaaaaattatattatatattattcaataaaaaatttaataaattttattttttaaaaattttcatataaatatagaaattttaatCGTAGTGTGAATTTAGtgtgtaatatatatatatatggacaCAACTTTTCCAAATCGCACTTAAAAATTTGTGAAATAATGATTTGTGAGAATTTAATTAATGGAGTGCTTTAGACATGCGAAACACAAGCGGCTTCTAGTTTCCGTGTAAACTGCTTGCAGTGCAGCGCAGGGCTCAAGCAAAATTtccaaaaattttatattataatattatataattaactgtttaatttatttattttaataaaattaataatttagattttattttaaaagtgtaattagttgttatatttttcattgtttttaCTCTTTCATCCCTATGGTAATTTGATTAACTAATTCTTTTTTCAATATAGAAGAACAAAATCGAAGCACAAAAGTAGGATAAAGTAATGTAAttttcaaaatgaaaaaaaaaatgaatatataatttcattaaaataaaaaggttaAATGGTAAATTTactcttttcatttttaaaataattctcGATTTGCCGCTAATTTCGCAGTTTAGCCACTAACCATAGACTCCATCGTGTTGctcacttaatttaaaatacgTGCAGCATTATTAAATCCTTGACAAAAGTAAAGGCCTTAATCACACTTTGTGCAATTATGTtgcatatatattttaataagaaattCTTTAGCCTTCggagaaaataatttttcttatacaatatgttttttttttttttataaaataattttttaagagataacttctttttatttttttattgtaatttaaaaaataaataatattaataaatttatatatattaatattaataagatttttttttaaaattcagctatCTACTTGATGTAGAAGAGTCCACATCGATAAATTACCAATTcaattgataatatataaattttaatttaatattattaaattaaaaaattatttaaattaggaCTGAACTGTTTTAATTGATATTAGAGTCACCTGAACTGTTTTAATTGATATTAGAGTCAcctgaattataaaaattataaagaactAGTTGAACTATAAAGTAAGGATTACTCATGTGAGACGAGCGTTGAATTATGAAGTAAGGGTTATTCATGTGAGATGAGAGCCTAAGATATTACCGAACCACAAAATCATAATACCGAAGTATGAGATGAGTGGAGCCGTCTGAAATATTGAGGAACTACAAAACTACAATATCGAAGTGTGTGACAAAAATCACATAGAGTTTATTTTTGACTTAGTAATTGTATTTGATTCAGTGCTACGAAAATGTTATGAATTTAGCGGGTTTTAGGGGTGAGTATTCGgttggttcggtttaaaatcgaatcgaactaaataaaccgaaaatcaaaattttagtatttataaaaatcgaaccgaatcgattttggtcagaaatcaaatcgaatcgaatcggtctgattcagttcgattcagttcggtttgatcggtttcgacttttaataatttttttattttttacattttatttttagtattttaaaatttaattaaaatattttaatcttaatgtgatttaatttctttatattattaaacaaatatattattttcactaatcggttcggttcagttttttgattttttcctgattaaaatcgaattgaaccaaaataaccgaaatttctaaaattaaaaaccaaaccaaaccaaaatgaataaaaaatcgaactgaatttttaaattaattagattcggtcgattttttcaatttgaaccaaatactgctcataaaaaaaaaataattttttaaaagactatattatctttttgataaaaaaaaatattttttattaataaaattttactgaataagttaaacaataaaatatagaaaaatatattttttttcatatttcaatagctccattaaatattatttcacACTATGTATCATCACATCGTATTCCTATAAGTACCCTTCCAAGTTGATTAATTCACTCATCCATTCCTAAACTACAACCTCATAAAGTCTCAAACTGCCTACATGGGACTCTATTGCCGGAATTTATCAGCATCTTTCTCATCCTTGTGCCTCCTTTCTGTTATTCATCTCTTGTGCTTCAACTTGCCAGTAGCCTCTGCCATCCACAGGAACAATGACACAGATCGACTCTCATTGCTGGAATTCAAGGCCACAATAAGCAATGACCCTCTTGGGGTGATGAGCTCATGGAATAGCACTCTTCACTTCTGCAGGTGGTATGGCGTCACCTGTGGGCGCAGACACCAAAGAGTCACAATGTTAGACctaaactctcttaaactctcaGGTTCCATATCACCACACGTTGGTAATTTGAGTTTCTTAAGGAAGttatctcttcaaaacaacaGCTTCACCCATGAGATCCCTCCTCAGATTGGCTATTTACGTAGACTGCAAGTTTTGTCTCTTTATAACAATTCATTTGATGGTCAAATTCCTTCCTCCATATCTAACTGTTCAAAccttgttttcttttatttggaTAACAACAATTTTGCAGGGAAAATTCCTGCAGAGCTTGGCTCCTTAGTGAAGCTGAAAGCCATTTATTTACAGAGCAATAATTTCATAGGGACTTTCCCGTCATCTTTCGGGAACCTATCGTCCCTTGAGGAACTTCCTGCTTATCAAAATCATTTGCATGGAAATCTTCCTGAAACTTTTGGCCAATTGAAGAGTCTAAGGGATTTAGCAATTTTTCGAAATGGTTTCTCGGGTACCATCCCTTCCTCCATCTTCAATCTTTCATCGATCATATATTTAGACCTGGGAGTAAACAACTTCCATGGGAAACTTCCCTTGGACATTGGAAACTCTCTTCCAAATCTCCAATTTTTTTCTATTGCCGAAAACCAATTCAGAGGTACCATTCCAGCTTCCATGTCTAACGCTTCAAATCTTGAACTAGTTGATCTGCCCCTAAATAATCTCGCTGGAGGAGTGCCTTCTCTTGCCAAGTTGCATAGGCTTTCAGAATTTGTGATTAGTGGCAACAACTTAGGAAGTGGAAAAGCTGATGACTTGAGATTTCTTTCAACTTTAACTAACGCCACAGCTTTAAAATTCCTATTCATAGACGCCAATAACTTTGGAGGAGAACTTCCAGAATACATCGCCAACTTTTCAAAGGAGCTCCAATTCTTTGGCGCAGAGCTCAATCAAATATCTGGAAACATCCCAGTTGGAATACAGGCTCTTGTTAACTTGGAAATGTTCCTTGTAGATAGGAACAAACTTTCAGGTAATATTCCATCAGGCATTGGACAGctccaaaatttaaaattactttaCCTTGGAAATAATAAGTTATCAGGATATATTCCATCATCTCTGGGAAACCTGACAAATTTACTTGAAGTTGTTTTATCTAACAATTACCTCCAAGGCACCATTCCTTCCAGTCTAGGCAAGTGCATGAAATTGCTCAGACTGGATTTTTCTGTAAATAATCTCAGTGGTCCCATTCCATCGCAAGTTATTGGATTGTCCTCCTTGTCAAAAGTTCTTGATTTGTCTTTGAATAATTTATCTGGTTCCCTTCCAAAAGCAatagaaaatttgaaaaatctAGAAATCCTTGCCCTTCATGGGAACATGTTGTCAGGAGAGCTTCCCAGTGGCCTTGGCAGTTGTTCAA
This region of Manihot esculenta cultivar AM560-2 chromosome 10, M.esculenta_v8, whole genome shotgun sequence genomic DNA includes:
- the LOC110608019 gene encoding probable LRR receptor-like serine/threonine-protein kinase At3g47570, coding for MGLYCRNLSASFSSLCLLSVIHLLCFNLPVASAIHRNNDTDRLSLLEFKATISNDPLGVMSSWNSTLHFCRWYGVTCGRRHQRVTMLDLNSLKLSGSISPHVGNLSFLRKLSLQNNSFTHEIPPQIGYLRRLQVLSLYNNSFDGQIPSSISNCSNLVFFYLDNNNFAGKIPAELGSLVKLKAIYLQSNNFIGTFPSSFGNLSSLEELPAYQNHLHGNLPETFGQLKSLRDLAIFRNGFSGTIPSSIFNLSSIIYLDLGVNNFHGKLPLDIGNSLPNLQFFSIAENQFRGTIPASMSNASNLELVDLPLNNLAGGVPSLAKLHRLSEFVISGNNLGSGKADDLRFLSTLTNATALKFLFIDANNFGGELPEYIANFSKELQFFGAELNQISGNIPVGIQALVNLEMFLVDRNKLSGNIPSGIGQLQNLKLLYLGNNKLSGYIPSSLGNLTNLLEVVLSNNYLQGTIPSSLGKCMKLLRLDFSVNNLSGPIPSQVIGLSSLSKVLDLSLNNLSGSLPKAIENLKNLEILALHGNMLSGELPSGLGSCSSLELLLMSANLFQGSIPSSFGTLRGIRELNLSHNNLSGMVPVVGVFKNSSATFVGGNKNLCGGIPDFELPACKFEQSKRRLTIKLKIIIFAVCVVIGVALLFICLLLWRNSKKRKGEATSLFDGKSLLKLSYQSLLKATNGFSPDNLIGVGSFGSVYKGVLDQEGMVIAVKVLNMMRRGASRSFIAECEALRNIRHRNLVKVVTACSGVDYQGNDFKALVYEFMVNGSLDGWLHPTLGSDEMPRSVNVIQRLNIAIDVASALEYLHHHCGTPIVHCDLKPSNILLDEEMVGHVSDFGLVKFLTSRMLYYSTNHSSSLGIRGTIGYCPPEYGVGSEVSMHGDVFSFGILLLEMFTGKRPTDDLFKDNLSLHNYVKRGLPEQVKEIVDPKLFHMQLDADATSNHNHNFRNRRNNMLIECLTSILEIGIYCSMESPQERMNISDVVTQLSSVRRKLVGTRF